One region of Natronorubrum aibiense genomic DNA includes:
- a CDS encoding DUF7139 domain-containing protein → MTSLTEAYDGSAREVASPRRLYTGTALVLLGAVLAVVAVLVATTDLLGEYALALSKGMAPQFATVRAAGVLAGLSVPIVLVGVFVVLPASRRVQATAAISASLCLLGVALFWHAYPEHWRYGGDQLTLEVSVIYLLGLITAIWCLFAAIATFKRRNDPGGMLEMNVTRHNTTVVKADESADDSSGLGGIGFFGGTPDGEVETQTNADDAGDTTLSYDDASVESVPKSGANTGTGTETDRSRARAAGVATSDGGTAASDLSSPLDAGDGYDAEIVDAPTDEPAEPTDRYCGNCSQFEYVRSSDGMVPYCAHHETAMDDMDACEEWTPNNQ, encoded by the coding sequence ATGACAAGTCTGACGGAGGCCTACGACGGAAGCGCACGGGAGGTGGCGAGCCCCAGGCGACTGTACACCGGAACGGCACTCGTCCTGCTCGGTGCGGTTCTGGCCGTCGTCGCCGTCCTCGTGGCGACGACCGACCTCTTGGGCGAGTACGCGCTCGCACTCTCGAAGGGGATGGCACCCCAGTTCGCGACCGTCCGCGCTGCGGGCGTGCTCGCCGGGCTCAGCGTCCCCATCGTTCTCGTCGGCGTCTTCGTCGTCTTGCCGGCCAGCCGCCGCGTGCAGGCCACCGCCGCGATCAGCGCGAGCCTCTGTCTGCTCGGCGTCGCCCTGTTCTGGCACGCCTACCCCGAGCACTGGCGCTACGGCGGCGACCAACTCACCCTCGAGGTCTCGGTGATCTACCTGCTCGGACTCATCACTGCGATCTGGTGTCTGTTCGCCGCCATCGCGACGTTCAAACGACGCAACGATCCGGGTGGCATGCTCGAGATGAACGTCACCCGCCACAACACCACCGTCGTCAAAGCCGACGAGTCGGCCGACGACTCGAGCGGCCTCGGCGGCATCGGCTTCTTCGGCGGGACACCCGACGGCGAGGTTGAGACCCAAACTAATGCGGACGACGCTGGCGACACCACGCTCTCGTACGACGACGCGTCGGTCGAGTCGGTACCGAAATCGGGAGCCAACACCGGAACGGGGACCGAGACGGACCGATCTCGAGCCCGAGCAGCCGGCGTGGCGACCAGCGACGGCGGCACGGCCGCCTCGGATCTCTCCTCGCCGCTCGACGCCGGCGACGGCTACGACGCAGAGATCGTCGACGCGCCGACGGACGAACCAGCCGAACCCACGGATCGCTACTGTGGCAACTGCAGCCAGTTCGAGTACGTTCGCTCCTCGGATGGGATGGTCCCTTACTGTGCCCACCACGAGACGGCGATGGACGATATGGACGCTTGCGAGGAGTGGACGCCGAACAACCAGTAA
- a CDS encoding CinA family protein, with the protein MNDDIDRDRPMAVGDALRDREETLAVAESCTGGLIGAAITAVPGASDYFDAGLTTYAYDAKRRHLGVSREALDEHGAVSEPVARQMAQGVRDVTDVTWGVATTGIAGPTGGTEENPVGTVYIGVAYAGPWGSESSFASVSRYVFDGDRAAVRAKTVDRVLEDLLKAIDAQAERSDRN; encoded by the coding sequence ATGAACGACGACATCGACCGCGACCGTCCGATGGCGGTCGGCGACGCGCTTCGAGACCGCGAGGAGACGCTCGCCGTCGCTGAGTCCTGTACTGGCGGCCTGATCGGCGCAGCGATCACGGCCGTCCCGGGCGCGAGCGACTACTTCGACGCGGGACTGACGACGTACGCCTACGACGCCAAACGCCGCCACCTCGGCGTCAGCCGCGAAGCGCTAGACGAACACGGTGCCGTCTCCGAACCTGTCGCCCGTCAGATGGCCCAGGGCGTTCGAGACGTCACCGACGTCACCTGGGGCGTCGCGACGACGGGCATCGCCGGCCCGACCGGCGGGACCGAAGAAAACCCGGTCGGCACCGTCTACATCGGCGTCGCCTACGCCGGCCCGTGGGGCAGCGAGTCCTCGTTCGCGTCCGTCTCCCGCTACGTCTTCGATGGCGACCGCGCCGCCGTTCGGGCAAAAACCGTCGATCGGGTACTCGAGGATCTGCTCAAAGCGATCGACGCACAGGCAGAACGCAGCGACCGGAACTGA
- a CDS encoding CPBP family glutamic-type intramembrane protease — MATEERRSGRRWVRDQFDRLSWVQKSLLTGALLTIVWMSVVPPDIERRVVVDTVLLIGGPLALGYTHGNHIGWTVNRVAVRNTVLLSLFVLPFYLVGSTLPTIRTFYPIWETSSALSAFLPHAVQLFLLALAAETYYRGLLCVGVKQIGFKAVLISPVVYMFHHAGKPPIEFLLSGPTDVLFGAVDYESDSILPSVVAHGAGLVLLDWLVLHEPLFDPMPVLARLEWLPVPL, encoded by the coding sequence GTGGCGACGGAGGAACGACGCAGCGGCCGCCGCTGGGTTCGTGACCAGTTCGATCGACTCTCGTGGGTCCAGAAGTCGCTGCTAACGGGCGCGCTCTTGACGATCGTGTGGATGAGTGTCGTCCCGCCCGACATCGAGCGCCGAGTCGTCGTCGACACCGTCCTGTTGATCGGCGGCCCGCTCGCGCTCGGGTATACCCACGGCAACCACATCGGCTGGACCGTCAACCGCGTCGCCGTTCGCAACACCGTCTTACTCTCGCTGTTCGTCCTCCCCTTCTATCTCGTCGGCTCGACGCTGCCGACGATCCGCACATTCTACCCGATCTGGGAGACCTCGAGTGCCCTGTCGGCGTTTCTCCCACACGCCGTTCAGTTGTTTTTGCTCGCGCTCGCCGCCGAGACCTACTATCGAGGACTGCTCTGTGTCGGCGTCAAGCAGATCGGCTTCAAAGCAGTGCTCATCAGCCCCGTCGTCTACATGTTCCATCACGCGGGCAAGCCGCCGATCGAGTTCCTGCTGTCGGGGCCGACGGACGTGCTCTTTGGAGCCGTCGATTACGAGTCGGACTCCATTCTCCCCTCCGTGGTTGCCCACGGTGCGGGACTCGTCCTACTCGATTGGCTCGTCCTCCACGAACCGCTGTTTGATCCGATGCCGGTGTTGGCTCGTCTCGAGTGGCTTCCGGTTCCGCTCTGA
- a CDS encoding DUF5789 family protein has translation MSDEDDEEPAVTLGDQIPVEGAPLARVTSRLTWPKEKSEVDRLEGDSEIRTPDGPQSLSVILEDVDETYFQRHQEFEAHVRDVIGTGPIPTADE, from the coding sequence ATGAGCGACGAGGACGACGAGGAGCCGGCCGTCACGCTCGGAGACCAGATCCCTGTCGAGGGTGCCCCCCTTGCCCGCGTCACGTCGCGGCTGACGTGGCCCAAAGAGAAGAGCGAAGTCGACCGCCTCGAGGGCGACAGCGAGATTCGGACGCCTGACGGACCACAGTCGCTGTCGGTGATCCTCGAGGACGTCGACGAGACGTACTTCCAGCGCCATCAGGAGTTCGAAGCCCACGTTCGAGACGTCATCGGCACTGGACCGATTCCGACCGCCGACGAGTAA
- a CDS encoding AI-2E family transporter, with product MDVRTAFFALLLVVLGVIATLMIAPLLQYVLAAALLAFVLYPAYERLRPRLGPRPSALLLTGFTIGAVLVPLLVISVVILQTLISFLNSVDGTFVLETVRELARTELGLEADQFAALEAAVLTEVESSLSSAIELAVLELIGLVNTSVEMGVGLIVFVFLLYYLLVDGQRFVDWLGDVAPIDAAVREELFEEVSVVTWAVIYSHVLVAVVEGLLGGIGLYLLDVPNVAFWTITMIVVSFLPAIGVWLVWGPAVGYLVLVNEPFSAAVLLLYGVTVLSVVDNYLRAIFVDRGSGLHPAVVIVGVIGGIYLLGIMGLFLGPVLLAVFKAGLNVFNRVSLEGIDPDPTSASRPTSSGAVTSTPEKPLSESEAEGAD from the coding sequence ATGGACGTCCGCACCGCCTTTTTCGCCCTCCTGTTGGTCGTACTCGGCGTGATTGCGACCCTGATGATCGCCCCGCTGTTACAGTACGTGCTGGCCGCGGCCCTCCTCGCGTTCGTGCTCTACCCGGCCTACGAACGCCTGCGGCCGCGGCTGGGTCCTCGACCCTCGGCGCTGTTGTTGACGGGGTTTACGATCGGTGCCGTCCTCGTTCCACTGCTGGTTATCTCGGTGGTCATCTTACAAACCCTGATCTCGTTTCTCAACAGCGTCGACGGAACGTTCGTCCTCGAGACCGTTCGCGAACTGGCACGCACCGAACTCGGCCTCGAGGCCGACCAGTTCGCCGCGCTCGAGGCGGCCGTCCTGACGGAGGTCGAATCGTCGCTCTCGAGTGCGATCGAACTCGCCGTCCTCGAACTCATCGGACTGGTGAACACGAGCGTCGAGATGGGCGTCGGGCTGATCGTCTTCGTCTTCCTGTTGTACTACCTGCTCGTCGACGGACAGCGCTTCGTCGACTGGCTCGGCGACGTCGCGCCGATCGATGCGGCCGTCCGCGAGGAGTTGTTCGAGGAGGTGAGCGTCGTCACGTGGGCCGTCATCTACAGCCACGTGCTCGTTGCCGTCGTCGAAGGACTGCTCGGTGGGATCGGACTGTACCTGCTCGACGTGCCGAACGTCGCCTTCTGGACGATCACCATGATCGTCGTCTCGTTTCTCCCGGCAATCGGCGTCTGGCTCGTCTGGGGGCCTGCCGTGGGCTATCTCGTACTCGTAAACGAGCCGTTCAGCGCCGCAGTGCTCCTTCTCTACGGCGTGACCGTCCTCTCGGTGGTCGACAACTACTTGCGGGCCATCTTCGTCGACCGCGGCTCCGGACTCCACCCGGCGGTCGTCATCGTCGGCGTCATCGGCGGAATCTACCTGCTAGGAATCATGGGACTGTTCCTCGGCCCCGTCCTGCTCGCGGTGTTCAAAGCCGGACTCAACGTCTTCAACCGAGTCTCGCTCGAGGGAATCGATCCAGATCCTACGTCGGCGTCTCGGCCGACCAGCAGCGGCGCTGTCACGTCGACGCCTGAGAAACCGCTGTCCGAGTCCGAAGCCGAGGGGGCCGATTGA
- a CDS encoding DUF302 domain-containing protein yields MTLPIDPATIDPDEYGEKQVVLEMDHEEAIEHVREVCTDVGFGIPVEFSPSDLLNEKVDADRDPYYVLGACNPAIANRALEESLQIGGLFPCNMIIWEEDPGRQRVYHVSIMRIARLLGMAPDNDAWSEILEETGELTEKTFEKLQAAETAQTD; encoded by the coding sequence ATGACACTTCCAATCGACCCTGCGACGATCGACCCGGACGAGTACGGCGAGAAACAGGTCGTCCTCGAGATGGACCACGAGGAGGCCATCGAACACGTCCGCGAGGTCTGTACGGACGTGGGTTTCGGCATCCCCGTCGAGTTCTCCCCATCGGACCTACTGAACGAGAAAGTCGACGCCGACCGCGATCCCTACTACGTCCTCGGTGCCTGCAACCCTGCGATCGCGAACCGAGCGCTCGAGGAGTCGTTACAGATCGGCGGCCTCTTTCCCTGTAACATGATCATCTGGGAGGAAGATCCGGGTCGCCAGCGCGTCTATCACGTCTCGATCATGCGGATCGCTCGTCTGCTGGGAATGGCCCCGGACAACGACGCGTGGAGCGAGATTCTCGAGGAAACCGGCGAACTCACCGAAAAGACGTTCGAGAAACTCCAGGCAGCCGAAACCGCGCAGACGGATTGA
- a CDS encoding pyridoxal phosphate-dependent aminotransferase translates to MEYETPLFFHVMEYAGRADRDVIDMVSGNPDWEPPQALRDGLHEYADLEPDQFQYPPSHGLRELREEIAARRGVDPEQVVVTNGAGEANYLAMARALERDRGNEIVLTDPVYPYYPGKTTMLGGQQRFVPTDETGQLDPADVRAAASEETAAIVVNSPNNPTGAVYPEETIEALVEIAETYDAILVSDEVYDHYDLSGTFSSALAVDSGHRIVTNAFSKSLAITGFRVGYAIFPPELVEDAKSRHMLVNVAGSRPSQYAVLQALRETGPDYYEQNRQLLRERVETFTDALDAAGASYTTPQGSFYVLARFDGYPGTLENVERLIDEAGVAGMPGEAFGNSRRDWLRFALVTPRVEEAAERLATYFD, encoded by the coding sequence ATGGAGTATGAGACGCCGCTGTTCTTTCACGTGATGGAGTATGCGGGGCGGGCGGATCGCGACGTGATCGACATGGTCAGCGGCAACCCCGACTGGGAGCCACCGCAAGCACTTCGCGACGGGCTCCACGAGTACGCCGACCTCGAGCCCGACCAGTTCCAGTATCCGCCGAGTCACGGGTTGCGCGAGTTGCGCGAGGAAATCGCCGCTCGCCGCGGCGTCGATCCCGAGCAGGTCGTCGTCACGAACGGGGCCGGCGAGGCGAACTACCTCGCGATGGCGCGCGCACTCGAGCGCGACCGCGGCAATGAGATCGTCCTGACGGACCCGGTCTACCCCTACTACCCCGGCAAGACGACGATGCTCGGCGGACAACAGCGTTTCGTCCCGACGGACGAGACGGGCCAGCTCGATCCCGCCGACGTCCGCGCTGCCGCGAGTGAGGAGACGGCGGCGATCGTGGTCAACTCGCCGAACAACCCGACGGGCGCGGTCTATCCCGAGGAGACGATCGAGGCGTTGGTCGAGATCGCCGAAACGTACGACGCGATCCTCGTCAGCGACGAGGTGTACGACCACTACGATCTCTCGGGGACATTCTCGAGTGCGCTCGCTGTCGACTCTGGTCATCGGATCGTTACCAACGCGTTCTCGAAATCGCTGGCGATTACGGGCTTTCGCGTTGGCTACGCGATCTTCCCGCCCGAACTCGTCGAAGACGCCAAGAGCCGACACATGCTGGTCAACGTCGCCGGCAGCCGTCCCAGCCAGTACGCCGTGTTGCAGGCACTACGCGAGACTGGACCGGACTACTACGAACAAAATCGCCAACTCCTCCGCGAGCGCGTCGAGACGTTCACCGACGCCTTGGATGCCGCGGGCGCGTCGTATACGACCCCACAGGGGTCGTTCTACGTGCTGGCGCGTTTCGACGGCTATCCCGGCACGCTCGAGAACGTCGAACGCCTGATCGACGAGGCCGGCGTGGCCGGGATGCCCGGCGAGGCCTTCGGTAACTCACGCCGTGACTGGCTCCGGTTCGCGCTCGTCACGCCGCGCGTCGAGGAGGCCGCCGAGCGACTGGCTACCTACTTCGACTGA
- a CDS encoding metal-dependent hydrolase, whose protein sequence is MNKKGHVLNAVLLSLGLGYLLDPAGDLETFRMIVAIGVPVTLGAMVPDIDTAFGKHRKTLHNLPLLAGFLAFPYVFANLEYVWIGVLTHYVLDMAGSRRGIALFYPLTKTEYGLPTGVTVSSNRADLVTVIITALELLLVALIVYEVPQWGFELGRQAAGF, encoded by the coding sequence ATGAACAAGAAGGGACACGTTCTCAACGCTGTGCTTTTGAGTCTGGGGTTGGGGTATTTACTCGATCCGGCGGGGGATCTCGAGACGTTTCGGATGATCGTCGCGATCGGGGTGCCGGTCACACTGGGGGCGATGGTGCCCGACATCGACACCGCGTTCGGGAAACACCGGAAAACGTTGCACAACTTGCCGCTTTTGGCGGGCTTTCTCGCTTTCCCGTACGTCTTCGCCAACCTCGAGTACGTCTGGATCGGCGTGTTGACCCACTACGTCCTCGACATGGCAGGAAGCAGGCGCGGCATCGCGCTGTTTTACCCGCTCACGAAAACGGAGTACGGGCTCCCAACAGGCGTCACCGTCAGCAGCAATCGCGCGGATCTGGTGACGGTGATTATCACCGCACTCGAGTTGCTGCTCGTCGCGTTAATCGTCTACGAGGTCCCCCAGTGGGGCTTCGAGCTGGGACGGCAGGCGGCCGGCTTCTAG